Genomic DNA from Corylus avellana chromosome ca4, CavTom2PMs-1.0:
ATTTCATGATATTTGGTTGgaatcattaaaataataataataataataataataaggtagCAGATGCAACACATAGTGAAGGGGAGCCTAGTTGTATCGGGGAGATGTgaataagatgaaaaaaatgattttgtaaATTATGAAGAAGGAGATAGCAGTGTTACTGGgttttaaaactaaaatgttGATGGTGGTGAAAGATTGAGATGGCGTTTGATTTTGTACTAGTCATTTTAGTGTTTAATACCAAGGAGTAATGTAATGGCACAGTGGTCCAACATTGAATTAAATGTAGGGAAACTGTTATTTAAAATGTAAGTTACAAGAGAACGCCTAagtaggagaagaaaaaagtacaaggAAATTATTCAAGCTAATTACTAAAGGATCTCAGAACGTAGTTGTCCAAGTAAAAAGGTGACCCGCTTTCTCCATTGTTGTTTGTTATCATTATGGAGGCCTTGAGTAGAATGTTGAAGGAGTCAGAAGCTAGGGGGTTGGTTACTGGTTTTTCTGTGTGCCCGTTGCCCAATCCTGGCATTAGCGTTTCGCACCTGTTGTTTGCGGATGAAACGCTTATTTTCTGTGATGCGGATGTGGAACAGCTGCGCAATTTAAgatgtcttttcttttgttttgaagtTGCTTCTGGGTTAAAGATCAATTTGTCGAAATCTGAAATTGTTCCCATTGGGGAGGTGCAGGATATTGATTCTTTGGCTAGCATTCTTGATTGCAAGGTGGTGGGCTTACACATGAATTACTTGGGGCTTCCCTTGGGGCGCATTGTAAGGCGACGACAATCTGGAATGGTGTGTTAGAGACTCGGAGAGGAGGTTGGCGGGGTGGAAAAGGGGTATCTTATCTTTGGGGGTAGGCTTACTTTGATTAAAAGCACTCTTTCTAACCTTCCTACTTATTTGTTGTCTTTGTTCCCCATTCCTTCAAGTGTGGCAAATAGATTAGAGAAATTGCAAAGgaatttcttatggggtggcaACAATGAGGGGAATAAGGTTCACTTAGTCAAATGGCCGACTATATGTTCTCCTTTGCAGAATGGTGGGTTGGGGATCAGAAATCTGCGCAAGTTCAATCAAGCTTtattggggaaatggctttggcgCTTTGCTACGGAGAGGGAAGCTCTTTGGAGGAAGGTTGTTGAGGCAAAATATGGAAGCATGGCTGGAGGGTGGTGTACTAATCAGGTTACTAGTTCCTTTGGCATCGGGgtttggaagaatattaggagaggGTGGGATTGTTTCTCGAAGTTCATCAAATTTGAGGTTGGGGACGGCTCTTGGTGTGGTGATCAACCTTTAAAGGTGTCTTACCCTGAGTTGTATCGTATTGCTAGAAACAAAGAGGCTTGGGTGGGTGATAATATGCAGATCCTGAATGAGGAAGTTCACTGgaaccttcctttttttttttcgtgagGCTCaggattgggaggtggaggagTGGTGTGGTGTTCTATGGTAATTTGTGGACGGCCGTCGgtgggggggtggggtggggggggTGGACGAGTTGTTAAAGATTCCCGCTAAGAGGAAGTGTTTTGAGGTTCGCTCCTTTTTCGGCGTGCTTTCCCCTCCTTCGGATAGCTATGAGGTGGGGTGCTCTCCTTTCCTTTGGAAGGGCATTTGGAAGGTTAAAGTGCCGCTTAAAGTTAGTTTATTTGTGTGGACGGCTTCTCTTGGCAAGATTCTTACTTTGGACAATCTTCGTAAGAGAGGTTTGACtgtggtggattggtgttgtatgtgcaagagaaGTGGTGAGTCCatcaatcatcttcttctccattgcgaggTGGCTCGTGCTCTATGGAGTGTTCTCTTCACCCTTTTTGGTGTGAAGTGGGTCATCAATGGTAGGGTTGTTGAGGTTATGGGCTGCTGGAAAGGTCAAAGAGGCAATAAAATGGTGATGGAGGTGTGGAATATGGCCCCTTTGTGCATCATGTGGACTATTTGGAGGGAGCGGAATGCTCGATGTTTCGATGACATGGAATTGACCTTGGCAGAGCTCAACAATAGATTTctcaaattgttatttttttgggcgGGTGTCTTGAACATTCCTCAAGTTTCTAATATTCAGCAATTTGTAGATTTGTGTGCTTCCTTTTATCCTTAAAGGGGAGGGTgtctttgtatacttcctgtgtacttgggttgcgcccctctgcgcttttatTGATAtgtttcttataaaaaaaaaaagtaaaaggagaataaaagaaaaatgacttgAGCTCGTCCAACATCCTTTCTTGGTCTTCGAAGTTTCTGTCATTGCGTTCCTCCACAAGAACCACTTAAGGCaaaaggcaccatcttccaaacgaCAGCACTCTGAGAGCTACCACccgtccaccaacaagcaaacaagtcaATCACTTTATTAGGCATAACTCAGGACATCCCAAAGCGATTGAAGATAGCATTcacaacctcacaatggagaagtaGATGATCTACGAACTCCCCATTCTGTTTGCACAAGCAGCACCTATCAACTGCGATGACACGCCTCTTCCTAAGATTGTCCATGGTAAGAATTTTCCCTAGAACCGTGGACAAGCAAAAAAAGCTActttcaaaaaacaaagaatcTTCCCTAGATCCATGGACTCCCCATTCCGTTGAAGTCATGTCTTGCATATAATATTACactttttcaaaaccaaaaaatgttttcctgcTTCATATTCATTACTTGACCATGCTTGGAGATTGATCCTATTGCCGTATCATCACCAAATTGTTGACACTTATCctttattatgtttctttcGGAAGATAAATGTGGTGTTGGGGAATGTCAAGACATTGGATCTAATTCAAGGAAAACTCATAATTTTCACAAGACAAGCTTTCTCGTTGGTATGGAAACTATAATTGATTTAAATCACTGCTGCTCTATGCACGTTGTTTGAGTTTGGAAACCTTATTTTGGCTCCACTTTGATCACCATTTCTTGGTAATTCGTTTTGTTGGGTATATGGTCTCATCAGTAATTgttaacatatattttcatatttttcaatctGTTTATGAATAGTCCAATCATCTGTTTCCAATAGTTAAGGTGTACTGGGATAGATGAGGGTTAGAGAATTGGGAGAATAGAATAATAGAAATATAGTGGAAATACATAGAAAATGGGAAGGTCATACTTGTGGTGTTGTCTCctcataaaataattatatactttattcaaATGGAATTTATCCTGTCATATTGTAAGCAGGACCCACCAGGAAATTTTTGATGCACTTTTCTATTAGGCtttgtattgaaaaaagaaataatgaaaatgggTGCATGTGGTTATAAAAGGAACAAATAAGTCCTCTATAACGAAGGGAGCACCTTTTTTGGTCATATCATGCTAGGGTTCTGGAGGATCATAGCAAgtaactctttttcttggtttatAAGAGATTAGAGGTTGAGGATCCAAATGCAAGCTTGCTGATGTAATTGAGGAATAAATTAGCTTTAGGAGGACTATAATGGCATTCTGAGCTGACTACTGAACtctgtttaattaaaaaggacGTGATAGCTCtaactttaattaatttatcatttaacTGAGTATGAAGCAAAAGGaagtaattcaatctttttGGGGAAGCACTACTTTAAGGGATGTCAATTGTTCAATTGGATCTTTATGCTGGCCAATTTACAGGCTACGATATTACCTAAGAAGGGCTAGAATTAGTTAGCACATTTAGAAGCAGATAACATGTCAAGGTGCTGTTGAAAGTATGACATAGTACGTTACATTGTAGAAGGGATCTCTTTAAGATTCTGAGAGGCTCAGTTGGTTAATGACTTGCAAGTAGGACAAGCTTAAACTATAAGCTCTGGATAAGAGTCTTTGGTCCAGTAAACAGAACTCTTTTGAAAAAGTAAATTGGCCAGATTTTAGAAGACTCTTGTCCTTGTGGCTCTCACTACCCTCTTACTACCCTCTTTCTCATAATGTTATCAAAAGTGAGTGATTGTATGTTTGTATAAACTAAACTTTTAAAAAGCTCAATTGTAGTCGTGAATAGAATTAATTCAGGTTTTCACTGTTAATGTGCAATTGAGGAAAATATGATAGAGTGGTCCCTATTGGAAAAGATGGAACTTAAGACGGTTTGGACATGTGCATTAGGAGCAATTAATGCGTCACTAAGAAAGAGTTATTTAAGTTCAGGGGGTGAAAATAAGTAGAGGGAGGTCTAAAGTTGTAGGGATTAGACGTCACAAATAAGGATATAATAAATAGAGAGGTAACAAAGAGTACTAATGTAGATAAGATATAAGGATGAAAAAGGAGAGATGTGGCTGCTTCTAATTAGTTGAAAAAGGATCCATAAAGCTGACCTGATTTAATTGGGATTACAGCTAAGTTGAGTTGTATAGCTAGTTCAGGTTTATATGGCTTGTGAGGCACACCATCTTAGTATATTGGATTGAAGATCAAAACTATGAACCAAAAAGTGATGGTACACAATCATGTTGGTTAGAGGTCATCATAGATTTGTGCTTATTTTACGTGTAGTTGGAGAGCCAATACATTCAAACTCAATGTGAGCTTTGCATCACCAATGCGAGTCatctcttttatcttttcatCGTGATATACTTGTTTACATGGTTAAAATGactattttcatttcttttgaatGGAATTTGATTTCTTAGCTACTAACAGTCTTGGAACAAAGACAAAATAATGGAACTTTAGTTCCATATCattctaaaaattattaagaaaCTTGAATTAAATTGGGCTATGATTAATGATGAACATTAGATAGAAAGAGATATATTAATTTCCACAATGCTATCTTTTAATAGTGTGGGACCCTTTTGGAATTGAAGTCCAAACTACTTTCAAAACTTTGTACGTTATTCTTGATCTTAAAAGTTCATATGCTTTACTATTCTCATATTTTGATTCTTGAAGACAGCATAAGATGTATtgcaatttaattaataaatgttCTCATAACAGGTGAAAGTTCTTGCTCTGACAGATCATGACACAATGTCAGGCATCCCCGAGGCTCTAGAAGCTGCTCAAAGATTTGGCATCAAGATAATTCCAGGTGTTGAAATCAGTACAATATTCTCCCCTAGGTAATTTTTCTAAAGGCATATGCATGCATGCGTacatacacatacatacatacatatatacatacatatgtgtgtgcgtgtgtgtacTTGTTGTTCTTAGTAGTTGCTTTGCGAAAGCTGtgtaattttgattttcttttatattagaGAGCTGTTTTGTAAAACCATGTTTGTGATTCAAAATTGCAAGAAGTTGCAAGAAGAGTCTTAGTTGTGAGGATTTATCCTCTTCCATTCCTGTTTGTGTATCTCTGATGCTTTGGAGATTAATTAACAGTGGAGAGTCTGGATTAGAGGAACCAGTGCACATCCTTGCATATTATAGCAGCTGTGGGCCAGCAAGGTCTGAGGAGCTGGAGAAGTTATTGGCTAATATAAGAGATGGTCGTGTCCTCCGCGCAAAAAACATGGTGTCAAAACTGAACAAGCTTAAGCTACCTCTTAAGTGGGAGCATGTTGCCAAGATAGCAGGCATGGGAGTTGCTCCTGGGAGACTGCATGTGGCCCGTGCAATGGTTGAAGCAGGTTTTGTGGAAAATCTGAAACAAGCTTTTGCACGGTATCTTTTTGATGGTGGACCGGCTTATTCTACGTAATATTCTGAGCATATGGTTAAACCTTTTCTTGTTGCTCTGGATGCATATTGTTAACTTAgaattgatgatatatatataaatggtttCAGGGGAAGTGAGCCTCTTGCAGAGGAAGCTATACAATTGATATCTAATACAGGGGGTGTGGCTGTGCTAGCTCATCCATGGGCACTGAAAAATCCTGTTGCCATTATCAGGAGGCTGAAAGAGGCTGGCCTTCATGGGATGGAGGTTTACAGAAGTGATGGAAAACTAGCAGgtatatatcttttatttttattgttgtttgtgGAATTTCGTTTTTGGTGACTGTGCAATCAATTGCCATAGAATGTAAAAGGTTTATTTCTCCATCTTCAGATATGTAATGGATGTCAAAGATGCTGcctatcttttcttcttcttccttttttttttttttttaataagaaaagaagCTGTATATCTTGGAAACATATCAAAATCCTCACAAAACAGTTTCAGGAATAAATCATCAGATGAAGATGAGTTAGACTTAAAATTTATCCTTTGTAATGATTTGACTCATatttgttataaatttttttatatattattgcaTAGATGAGATATTGGTTTTGTTTCTACTTAAATCAGATGTAAAAGGTTCAAAGAAAATTGGTTCCCAGCCATTATTGCTTTTTTTCATGGATTGTCTGATGTAACCTTCCGAGGTGTGATGCTTAGGTTTGTCTTTCtcatttatgtttttcctttgaaattccCAACAATTTCCAGCACACCTTTGCGaatttttcctttgaaattccCAACAATTTCCAGCATACCTTTgcgaattttttctattttactgaactgaattcaaaattgtgaatatcgaaggaaaaaaaagagttgagattatttgggttgtttgaagaatataaaattttgaataaagttgaaaaattttgagttgagttgagtgttagtggtgtcaaatcaactaaaaaaagagaaaaaaattgagaagaattGGGAAGAATTGTCTTCCCAAATAAGCCCATTTCTCGAAAACGCGAATCTTCAAACTAGGGATCACCAAATTTTCATAAGATTCACAAACAGAAAATATTGTACAGGGTACTATTCATAATACTGTTCAGTGGTACTGTTCATACAGCATCGTGGGTACCATTCACATAGTGCTGTGTGGgtcatttacttttatatatgcatgacAATCTCCTTGTATGCTTTCTGCACTGTAGAGCCTTGTTGACGatattaatatgattatatgCTGTTGTTGAACATTTACAATGCTAATATTGTGAAGGGAATTTATGTCCTTCAAAGTCATGGAATCTCATCTTTTGCGTATATTCTACATTTGGCACTTACATGGTAGTTTACTTGTGTTGGGCAACAGCATACAGTGACCTAGCAGATGGTTATGGTCTTTTGAAGCTGGGAGGATCAGATTATCATGGAAGAGGTGGGAATGGTGAGTCTGAACTGGGAAGTGTGAACCTTCCAGTATTGGCTACTCATGACTTCCTAAAGGTAGCTCGACCAATCTGGTGTCGTGCNNNNNNNNNNNNNNNNNNNNNNNNNNNNNNNNNNNNNNNNNNNNNNNNNNNNNNNNNNNNNNNNNNNNNNNNNNNNNNNNNNNNNNNNNNNNNNNNNNNNAGAGAGAGAACGGTACCTCCAATTATTGCAGAAATATTGGTCAAAAAGTGTAAAAAAGGAACACGCTCCTCCTTGAAAGTCACCTGCAATATAAAAGGTACGTAAAAGATGATCTGGAATATTATGATGCATCTGATTTTCGAGTTTATCTCAGTAACATAATAATAGCCCCTTATTTTATCTATCCAGAAGTGCAACTGTATGATTACTTCTGCGTTTGGCTTGTTGGAGTACACcattatatatatcttaatgtTACTGGCCTTTCCATATTAGGCTAGTGGTATTAGGTTTATGTATtaggtttatattatgttagcATTAGTCGGCTAACCCTAGACTTATTACGTTATGATATTATTCCAATAAGAGTTGTTGACTTAGTCCTAACTCTCTTATGTAATATATAATGAATCCTCCATTTAAAGGGGTTATGCTATGAATAAAGGCATGAAAAGTAGTAATCTCAAACCTTGTGTTTAAAAGGTTTAGGTTCCTTTAAAACCTAATTTATCCCGTTATGAACTTAAGTTCGTAACACTTAATCTTCCTCAGTTTTCCTGAATCCACAGATTTTTCTCCTTGTTGGTCCTTATCCATGTTCGACTATCTCATGAGTGGAGATGCAGCTATGATAATGTgcattataatttttctttcgaaaggaaacaaaactaaacatgtgaaaatggaaaaagaaacataatcTTTCATCAATGACGCCTAAACCACTCCAATAATCATGACAGACTCCAAAATCACACTTTCAAATACCCTATTAGCTGTGAACAAATATACGAACCTTAACTGGAGAAATGtcataaaagaagaaaattcctGGAAGAGACAAAAAAGTAACCCGATTCGGAACTCCAAAAATGCTCTGTCACGGAATACTGCACAAAACCATTGATGGTGCATCTCAGGCATATAGTAGATctaatcaa
This window encodes:
- the LOC132178922 gene encoding uncharacterized protein LOC132178922 (The sequence of the model RefSeq protein was modified relative to this genomic sequence to represent the inferred CDS: added 263 bases not found in genome assembly) gives rise to the protein MVGDVHVLQTVTNSNCSTHVSKKAKDKKKKKKRGGSKRKMTAEQTLAFKSVSEWVFLDQPSSLPSSSSSFVVDDFGVQKSLGKGGEKLVFELHSHSKFSDGFLSPTKLVERAHGNGVKVLALTDHDTMSGIPEALEAAQRFGIKIIPGVEISTIFSPSGESGLEEPVHILAYYSSCGPARSEELEKLLANIRDGRVLRAKNMVSKLNKLKLPLKWEHVAKIAGMGVAPGRLHVARAMVEAGFVENLKQAFARYLFDGGPAYSTGSEPLAEEAIQLISNTGGVAVLAHPWALKNPVAIIRRLKEAGLHGMEVYRSDGKLAAYSDLADGYGLLKLGGSDYHGRGGNGESELGSVNLPVLATHDFLKVARPIWCCAIRDILEGYAEEPSDSNLAKITRFGRTRIFKGASPMSCSKDLIDRCLSLWLTNEERQNAEFEAIRLKLNNISINQGGLQVPIESK